The Caulifigura coniformis genome includes a region encoding these proteins:
- a CDS encoding flagellar basal body P-ring protein FlgI: MSRMNEDPKEAAIKKGSENATAALLGKEGHSRLLGDYIKVSGYNWVVLEGVALVVNLDGTGEDPPASPLRALLLEDMRRRKVEDPQTLLRSTDTSMVIVRAYLPPLIKKGESFDVEISLPDGSKTTSLAGGFVMPCDLKEHAYVQGGGTREGKLMAKATGPILLATGEGESESQTPNLRRGTIPGGATYVLEGMRKLTAIVRNDYRSAKLTHRIAGRVGERFHDYDEHGLQKPLAVALTDLKIELTVPEKYRDNYPRFQQVIRNIALKESSVEKHMRVRGLRDSLMIPDQTEQAALELEALGADALPVLKEALKASDLECRFRAGEALAYLGDPAGVDALREAAEKEPAFRVFALVALASMDDGSAFQALYSLMDHDSLETRYGAFRALSEANPNDPNVQGEKMPGGYSLHVLRTSGKPMVHVTQRKKAEITIFGASQQFTTPMMARAGQKIMVIGDAGSSNIRVVRIAANEPRQVREVSPRVADVIKACAELDAGYPDIVQLLVSAKHNANLPGHIGIDEMPRAGRVYTRHLPENQGASETTVGSENQMPNLFETGIKPAGALPVEDSEPETELEAAGSEAKPATPFMADLDAKSGKTSKTSKDTSKK, from the coding sequence ATGTCCAGAATGAATGAAGATCCCAAGGAAGCCGCGATCAAGAAGGGGAGTGAGAACGCCACTGCTGCCCTGCTGGGCAAAGAAGGGCATTCCCGGCTGCTCGGCGACTACATCAAAGTGTCGGGCTACAACTGGGTCGTCCTCGAAGGCGTCGCGCTCGTCGTCAATCTGGACGGAACCGGAGAAGATCCCCCGGCCTCGCCTCTTCGAGCCTTGCTGCTGGAAGACATGCGGCGTCGCAAAGTCGAAGATCCGCAGACGCTTCTGCGGTCGACTGACACGTCCATGGTCATCGTGCGGGCGTATCTGCCGCCGCTGATCAAGAAGGGGGAAAGTTTCGACGTCGAGATTTCGCTGCCCGACGGCTCGAAGACAACCTCCCTCGCCGGCGGCTTCGTGATGCCCTGCGACCTGAAAGAGCACGCCTACGTGCAGGGTGGCGGTACGCGGGAGGGCAAGCTGATGGCGAAAGCCACCGGGCCGATCCTTCTGGCCACGGGGGAAGGAGAATCGGAGTCGCAGACGCCGAATCTGCGTCGGGGGACGATTCCCGGCGGGGCCACGTATGTCCTGGAAGGAATGCGGAAGCTGACCGCCATCGTCCGGAACGACTATCGCAGCGCAAAACTGACTCACCGGATCGCCGGCCGCGTCGGAGAGCGGTTCCACGACTACGACGAACACGGGCTGCAGAAGCCGCTGGCTGTCGCGCTGACCGACCTCAAGATCGAACTGACAGTCCCCGAGAAGTACCGCGACAACTACCCGCGGTTCCAGCAGGTCATCCGCAACATTGCGCTGAAGGAATCGTCCGTCGAGAAACACATGCGGGTGCGGGGCCTCAGGGACAGCCTGATGATCCCTGATCAGACCGAGCAGGCGGCCCTGGAACTGGAAGCGCTCGGAGCGGACGCGCTGCCCGTCCTGAAGGAAGCTCTGAAGGCGAGCGACCTGGAATGCCGTTTTCGCGCCGGGGAAGCCCTCGCGTATCTCGGCGATCCCGCCGGTGTGGACGCACTTCGGGAAGCGGCCGAGAAGGAGCCTGCGTTTCGGGTCTTCGCGCTCGTGGCGCTGGCGTCGATGGACGACGGATCGGCGTTCCAGGCCCTCTACAGCCTGATGGACCATGACAGCCTCGAAACCCGCTACGGTGCGTTTCGTGCCCTCAGTGAAGCGAATCCCAACGATCCCAACGTTCAGGGCGAAAAGATGCCGGGTGGTTATTCACTCCACGTCCTGCGAACGTCGGGCAAGCCGATGGTGCATGTCACCCAGCGAAAGAAGGCCGAGATCACGATTTTCGGAGCAAGCCAGCAGTTCACGACGCCCATGATGGCCCGGGCCGGGCAGAAGATCATGGTGATTGGCGATGCCGGCAGCAGCAACATTCGGGTGGTGCGCATCGCCGCGAACGAGCCGCGGCAGGTTCGCGAAGTGAGCCCGCGGGTGGCCGACGTCATCAAGGCATGTGCCGAACTGGATGCTGGCTATCCGGATATCGTCCAGCTCCTTGTTTCGGCGAAGCACAACGCCAATCTTCCGGGACACATCGGCATCGATGAAATGCCGCGGGCCGGCCGGGTCTACACCCGCCACCTGCCGGAGAACCAGGGCGCGTCCGAGACCACGGTCGGTTCAGAGAACCAGATGCCAAACCTGTTCGAAACCGGAATCAAGCCCGCGGGAGCCCTGCCCGTGGAAGACTCCGAGCCGGAAACCGAACTGGAAGCCGCGGGCAGCGAAGCGAAGCCGGCCACGCCGTTCATGGCTGACCTCGACGCGAAGTCCGGGAAAACCTCCAAAACCTCGAAAGACACTTCCAAGAAGTGA
- a CDS encoding PDZ domain-containing protein: MLIAAVGLGLSTSTASAAEDAQSSSINALLRRMTDPRFEVRTAAERELSRLDPVQTQVLEEAATKDSEHAARIVSLLERLYVGQSAPGPEETSARPALLSSLDVMLTIRRGGDFGETEVTRAAEKSLSRLAEGDSPAAPIAEAALARHAVLAENRAIATLRRLGAKVVFSDLHDPMHDALGQLAEGADTDAIAGDSSPPALLKVEHVYILRNWTGGKEGLEYLTRLRITGGLQLYLVDGCGIRLEDTLALKAAIPGLAPIERSAATLGVRSSGYQFSENGGCEIASVTEGLAADRAGLRTNFVIKAVNGDPILTFDDGTSKSLVHRLRDCKPGETVILSVQKSSNVEPMDVEVKLSDWSDVPDVQIMNSYR; encoded by the coding sequence TTGCTGATCGCCGCGGTCGGGCTCGGCCTGTCGACTTCCACCGCCTCCGCCGCAGAAGATGCCCAATCGTCGTCGATCAACGCCCTTCTTCGACGAATGACGGACCCGCGGTTCGAAGTCCGTACCGCCGCCGAACGCGAACTTTCACGACTCGACCCCGTCCAGACCCAGGTTCTGGAAGAGGCGGCGACCAAGGACTCGGAACACGCGGCCCGCATCGTCTCCCTGCTCGAACGGCTGTACGTCGGCCAGTCGGCGCCGGGACCGGAGGAGACTTCGGCCCGCCCGGCACTGCTGTCATCACTCGATGTGATGCTCACGATCCGGCGGGGGGGCGACTTCGGAGAGACCGAAGTCACCCGCGCGGCTGAGAAGTCGCTGTCACGGCTGGCCGAGGGAGACTCGCCGGCCGCTCCCATCGCCGAGGCGGCCCTGGCGCGCCACGCCGTCCTGGCCGAGAACCGGGCCATCGCCACCCTGCGGCGTCTGGGAGCAAAGGTCGTTTTCTCCGACCTTCACGATCCGATGCACGATGCCCTGGGGCAGCTGGCAGAAGGAGCCGATACCGACGCCATCGCCGGCGACTCATCGCCTCCCGCGCTGCTGAAGGTCGAGCATGTCTACATCCTGCGGAACTGGACGGGGGGAAAAGAAGGGCTCGAATACCTCACCCGCCTGCGGATTACCGGCGGCCTGCAGCTCTACCTTGTCGACGGATGCGGTATTCGCCTCGAAGACACGTTGGCGCTCAAGGCCGCAATTCCGGGGCTCGCCCCGATCGAGCGCAGCGCCGCGACGCTGGGAGTCCGGTCCTCGGGATACCAGTTCTCGGAGAACGGCGGATGCGAGATCGCGAGCGTGACGGAAGGGCTCGCGGCGGACCGGGCCGGCCTGCGGACCAATTTCGTCATCAAGGCGGTCAATGGCGATCCGATCCTCACGTTCGACGACGGCACCTCGAAATCGTTGGTGCACCGCCTCCGGGACTGCAAACCGGGTGAGACGGTGATTCTTTCGGTGCAGAAATCGTCGAACGTCGAGCCAATGGATGTCGAGGTGAAGCTCTCGGACTGGTCAGACGTGCCTGATGTGCAGATCATGAACAGCTATCGGTAG
- a CDS encoding serine/threonine protein kinase, with the protein MQLERIGPYRLVRELGAGGMGTVYLGLDERNGSKESAVKVLPASMAREPGFVARFTREIDAMRTVHGPNIVELRDAGEDAGTWYYAMEFVDGETLTERLVREKRLPWREVIDIAIQICKALKAAHNAGVIHRDLKPSNLLLGKDGVVKLTDFGVAQVFASGKLTATGGVIGTVEYMSPEQAQGKRATKQSDIYALGAVMYVMLTGRPPFTGKTALDIAQKHKYGQFDSPRRIVPEIPHWLDEIVCNCLQKKPEDRYPDAYVLQLRLQEIPKKLDLAQGTGSGSGQTTSGGRTFDFDGAAGDDVTQGDAVLNSDAPVGGTLMRDLIKGHLDRKTNMTPVERLLDNTWLLAGVLVLLVAVGLWWLQSRQKSPEQLFARGEELMQRPAGPAWEEARREAFEPLLALDRETWEPQVAPYLDQLAIYDLRKEFLSVRSLRADAPPKSDIERFLRRAWDQRRRGDLSEARTTLNALKTMAIGTPQSTSLLPVIDELLATIGPAEKEIEEHGRALLRLAVERARAYDAQELKPQARTIWQSIVELYGDDQSAASAVAEARAALSTGDEQTPSAKETSAAPDSRPEL; encoded by the coding sequence ATGCAGCTTGAACGCATCGGTCCCTACAGGCTTGTCCGCGAACTGGGCGCGGGCGGAATGGGAACCGTGTATCTCGGACTCGACGAGCGAAACGGATCCAAAGAATCAGCCGTCAAGGTCCTCCCGGCCTCGATGGCCCGCGAACCGGGATTCGTGGCGCGCTTCACCCGCGAAATCGACGCGATGCGGACCGTGCATGGCCCCAACATCGTTGAACTCCGCGACGCGGGCGAAGACGCCGGCACGTGGTATTACGCGATGGAGTTTGTCGACGGCGAAACTCTCACCGAGCGGCTGGTGCGCGAGAAGCGGCTCCCGTGGCGCGAAGTGATCGACATCGCGATCCAGATCTGCAAAGCGCTGAAAGCCGCCCACAATGCGGGAGTGATTCACCGCGACCTGAAACCGTCCAACCTGCTGCTGGGCAAGGACGGCGTCGTCAAGCTGACGGACTTCGGCGTCGCTCAGGTCTTCGCAAGCGGCAAGCTGACGGCGACGGGCGGCGTCATTGGAACCGTCGAGTACATGTCGCCGGAACAGGCGCAGGGGAAACGTGCGACGAAGCAGAGCGACATCTACGCGCTGGGCGCTGTGATGTACGTGATGCTCACCGGCCGTCCTCCGTTCACCGGGAAGACCGCCCTCGACATCGCGCAGAAACACAAGTACGGGCAGTTCGACAGTCCGCGGAGAATCGTTCCAGAGATCCCGCACTGGCTCGATGAGATTGTCTGCAACTGTCTCCAGAAGAAGCCCGAGGACAGGTACCCGGACGCCTACGTGCTGCAGCTCCGTCTGCAGGAAATTCCGAAGAAGCTCGACCTCGCCCAGGGAACTGGCTCCGGTTCGGGACAGACCACCTCCGGCGGGAGAACGTTCGACTTCGACGGGGCGGCCGGGGATGATGTGACCCAGGGGGACGCTGTTCTCAACAGCGACGCTCCGGTCGGCGGCACGCTGATGCGGGACCTGATCAAAGGTCATCTCGATCGTAAAACGAACATGACGCCGGTCGAGCGTCTGCTCGACAACACCTGGCTGCTCGCAGGCGTGCTCGTGCTGCTCGTCGCCGTCGGCCTGTGGTGGCTCCAGTCGCGTCAGAAATCGCCGGAACAACTGTTCGCTCGCGGAGAGGAACTGATGCAGAGGCCCGCGGGGCCGGCCTGGGAGGAAGCTCGGCGAGAGGCGTTCGAGCCGCTTCTGGCGCTCGATCGGGAGACCTGGGAGCCTCAGGTGGCGCCCTACCTCGATCAGCTGGCGATCTATGATCTTCGAAAGGAGTTCCTGAGCGTTCGCAGCCTGCGCGCCGACGCCCCGCCGAAATCGGACATCGAGCGATTCCTGCGACGCGCCTGGGACCAGCGACGACGGGGAGACCTGTCGGAAGCTCGCACGACGTTGAACGCCCTCAAGACGATGGCCATCGGAACGCCACAAAGCACGTCGCTCCTGCCGGTGATCGACGAGCTCCTGGCAACGATCGGCCCGGCGGAAAAGGAAATCGAGGAGCATGGGCGGGCCCTGCTGAGGCTGGCCGTCGAGCGGGCCCGGGCTTATGACGCCCAGGAACTGAAGCCCCAGGCACGGACCATCTGGCAAAGCATCGTCGAGCT